The DNA window GAAAATGTATCAATTATTCAGGAGGCATGAAACGGCGGCTTGGCATCGCACAGGCTCTCTTGAATGACCCTGAAATACTTATACTGGATGAGCCCACAGCAGGCCTTGACCCCCACGAACGCATCAGATTCCGCAATCTTGTTTCGATTTTTTCCCGGGACAGGACGGTGCTGCTCTCCACTCATATTGTTTCCGACATCGATTCCATTGCAAAGAAAACCATTATGATAAAAGGCGGTAAGGTTGGCAGAATGGAAAGCACGCAGAGCTTTGTGGACGCAATAGCCGGCAAGGTCTGGAACGTAAAAATGACGGTAGACGAGCTGGTGTCCTATCAGGACAGTCACATAATCAGCAATGTCCTTCCTATTGGCGACCGTATGGAAGTTCGGGTTGTTTCAGACGAAAAGCCTTCACTTAACGCAATTTCCGTTCCGCCAACCCTTGAGGACGCGTATTTGCATGAATTTCAGTTTGAAGGAGGCATTTCCAAATGAGATTGTTT is part of the Oxobacter pfennigii genome and encodes:
- a CDS encoding ATP-binding cassette domain-containing protein encodes the protein MKLTIKNISKNYGKKQALKGVSFEMENGVYGLLGPNGAGKSTLIRILVGVMGASGGEVFMNGINRKSCDREYRRALGYLPQSLDFYPEFSGLDYLRFVAVLKGLKEDDAEKKIKTLVERVGLANDLHRKCINYSGGMKRRLGIAQALLNDPEILILDEPTAGLDPHERIRFRNLVSIFSRDRTVLLSTHIVSDIDSIAKKTIMIKGGKVGRMESTQSFVDAIAGKVWNVKMTVDELVSYQDSHIISNVLPIGDRMEVRVVSDEKPSLNAISVPPTLEDAYLHEFQFEGGISK